From Rudanella lutea DSM 19387, a single genomic window includes:
- a CDS encoding LytR/AlgR family response regulator transcription factor, with translation MRTLIVDDERLARNELRRLLENFPKIDIVGEAANADEALPLIEDLQPDLLFLDIQMPGKNGFELLQAIEGKAPDVVFTTAYDEYAIKAFEFNALDYLLKPIELNRLTEAIHRVEEELQSHPTEAPRPSSEPGTKILGENDQVFVKDGEKCWFVKLGKVRLFESMGNYVRLYFDDQKPLVLKSLNALEDRLDAATFFRANRKHIINLNWIEKIEPWFSGGLLVTLRGGDKIEISRRQAIRFKDLLSL, from the coding sequence ATGCGAACCCTGATTGTTGATGACGAACGTTTAGCGCGGAATGAGTTGCGCCGACTGCTTGAGAACTTCCCCAAAATTGACATTGTGGGTGAAGCGGCCAATGCCGACGAAGCCCTGCCCCTGATCGAGGATCTTCAGCCCGACCTATTGTTTCTGGATATCCAGATGCCGGGCAAAAATGGCTTCGAGCTGCTACAGGCTATCGAAGGCAAAGCCCCCGATGTGGTGTTTACAACGGCCTACGACGAGTACGCTATCAAAGCGTTTGAGTTCAACGCGCTCGACTACCTGCTCAAACCCATCGAGCTGAACCGGCTTACGGAGGCTATTCACCGGGTTGAAGAAGAATTGCAGAGTCACCCAACCGAGGCCCCGCGCCCAAGTTCGGAGCCCGGCACAAAAATTCTGGGCGAAAACGATCAGGTGTTTGTGAAAGACGGCGAGAAATGCTGGTTCGTTAAACTGGGCAAAGTGCGGCTTTTTGAGTCGATGGGCAACTATGTCCGGCTTTACTTCGACGATCAGAAACCCCTCGTACTCAAGTCGTTGAATGCCCTCGAAGACCGACTCGATGCGGCTACGTTCTTCCGCGCTAACCGCAAGCACATCATCAACCTCAACTGGATCGAGAAAATCGAACCCTGGTTTAGCGGGGGCTTGCTGGTGACCCTGCGGGGGGGCGACAAAATTGAAATCAGCCGCCGACAGGCTATTCGATTCAAGGATTTACTAAGTTTGTAA
- a CDS encoding DUF3298 and DUF4163 domain-containing protein has protein sequence MRIPIFGFFFGLLTTLWCCNQSDDGSTTTLKPITYEYTGEGRCDTAKNRGVKVSAEYFELVGTSPATRSINDSLRAMVATGIINWVDSTALAQTPAARTDLGKGAALFWESYRQMGEEGRMFGGCWELEIHCDSIYSSPEILTVRQATFTYSGGAHPNTQTTLQSFDRRTGHALKLTEVVSDTTALLPLVERAFRRQQEIPANGDLEAAGYFLRDGQFFLPGTFGIGREGLIFLYNPYEIAAYAVGPIELTVPYAQLKALLRKEK, from the coding sequence ATGCGCATCCCTATTTTCGGTTTCTTTTTTGGCCTGCTAACAACCCTTTGGTGCTGCAACCAATCGGACGATGGGTCGACAACTACACTCAAACCTATTACCTACGAATACACCGGCGAGGGCCGGTGCGACACGGCTAAGAACCGGGGGGTAAAGGTATCGGCAGAGTATTTCGAACTGGTGGGTACGTCGCCCGCCACCCGAAGCATCAACGACTCTCTGCGGGCGATGGTGGCTACGGGCATCATCAACTGGGTCGATAGTACGGCATTGGCGCAGACACCCGCTGCCCGTACCGATCTGGGCAAAGGGGCCGCCCTATTCTGGGAGAGCTACCGGCAAATGGGCGAAGAAGGCCGTATGTTTGGCGGCTGCTGGGAACTGGAAATTCACTGTGATTCGATCTACAGCAGCCCCGAAATTCTGACCGTTCGGCAGGCCACGTTTACCTACTCAGGCGGTGCCCACCCCAATACCCAAACGACACTGCAAAGTTTTGACCGGCGCACCGGCCATGCCCTCAAGCTGACCGAAGTGGTGTCGGACACAACAGCCTTGCTCCCGCTGGTCGAACGGGCGTTTCGGCGACAACAGGAGATTCCGGCCAATGGGGACCTCGAAGCCGCTGGCTACTTCCTGCGCGATGGGCAGTTCTTTCTGCCCGGTACGTTCGGCATAGGCCGCGAAGGGCTCATTTTTCTGTACAATCCCTACGAAATTGCGGCTTACGCAGTCGGACCTATTGAGCTGACGGTGCCTTACGCTCAGCTGAAAGCGCTTTTGCGGAAAGAAAAGTAG
- a CDS encoding VF530 family DNA-binding protein, producing MTPQQPNNPLHGKTLEAILNELVDYYGWDELGDRIRINCFQSNPSIKSSLTFLRKTPWARQKVEDLYVRMLRRR from the coding sequence ATGACGCCCCAACAGCCCAACAACCCTCTGCACGGCAAAACTCTCGAAGCAATTCTGAACGAGCTGGTCGACTATTACGGCTGGGATGAACTCGGCGACCGCATTCGGATCAACTGCTTTCAGAGCAACCCCAGCATTAAATCGAGCCTTACGTTTCTGCGTAAAACGCCCTGGGCCCGGCAAAAAGTTGAAGACCTGTACGTTCGGATGCTCCGACGCCGGTAG
- a CDS encoding histidine kinase, with amino-acid sequence MIEWLAFWLDDGYNPDTIYLALANIVLGISLTHAYRHVIRRWNWVRLPFFRLAPRVLLSVLVLASIMTFVNLPFDRTLYPELFINEPVVLFGYLMSWGKTMFAWVLSYTAYHYVERTRDAEIEKLLLKTSIRETEAKVLRSQMNPHFIFNALNSIRALVYEDPTKAQQGITQLSNILRNSLLADRRKTVELREEIKTVEDYLALEKIRYEDRLNAHIDLDMRTLYWQVPPMMLQTLVENAIKHGVQKAVGGGFVEVTSWLEADAKDHDLLHIRIRNTGVLGDKEASDGFGLKNTAQRLDLLYGSPASFHIVQEKEDVVCAEIVIPSQSDTIFRKNDTKNITSQAA; translated from the coding sequence ATGATCGAGTGGCTGGCCTTTTGGCTGGATGATGGCTACAACCCAGATACGATCTATCTGGCGTTGGCTAACATCGTACTGGGCATTTCGCTGACACACGCCTACCGGCATGTGATCCGGCGCTGGAACTGGGTTCGCCTACCGTTTTTCCGGCTCGCCCCCCGCGTACTCCTGTCAGTGCTGGTACTGGCGAGTATCATGACGTTTGTGAATCTACCTTTCGACCGCACGCTTTACCCCGAACTCTTTATTAATGAGCCGGTTGTTTTGTTCGGCTACCTCATGAGCTGGGGCAAAACCATGTTTGCGTGGGTGCTGAGTTACACAGCCTATCACTACGTGGAGCGAACCCGCGATGCCGAGATCGAAAAGCTGCTCCTTAAAACAAGCATCCGCGAAACCGAAGCCAAAGTGCTGCGTTCGCAAATGAACCCGCACTTTATCTTCAACGCCCTCAACAGCATTCGGGCGCTGGTGTACGAAGACCCCACGAAGGCGCAGCAGGGTATCACGCAGCTATCCAACATTTTGCGCAACTCCCTCCTGGCCGACCGGCGTAAAACCGTCGAACTTCGCGAAGAAATCAAGACCGTAGAGGATTATCTGGCGCTGGAGAAAATTCGGTACGAAGACCGGCTCAACGCCCATATCGACCTCGATATGCGGACACTGTATTGGCAGGTGCCCCCCATGATGCTCCAGACCCTGGTCGAAAACGCCATTAAACACGGGGTTCAGAAGGCCGTGGGCGGTGGTTTTGTAGAAGTTACCTCCTGGCTCGAAGCCGATGCCAAAGACCACGACCTACTGCACATCCGTATCCGCAACACGGGGGTTCTGGGCGACAAAGAAGCTTCGGACGGCTTCGGTCTGAAAAATACCGCCCAGCGGCTCGACCTGCTGTATGGCTCACCCGCCAGCTTCCATATCGTGCAGGAAAAAGAAGATGTTGTTTGCGCTGAGATTGTCATTCCCAGCCAGTCAGACACCATTTTCCGCAAGAATGACACCAAAAACATAACCTCTCAGGCCGCCTGA
- a CDS encoding translocation/assembly module TamB domain-containing protein, with amino-acid sequence MRDFFAILVKSIGYALMAVVALVLTVAIGLQIPAVQTKAVRQLAGWVSAKMQFPIDIQHVSIKWFDSMVLEGVTVKDRQQRPMIDVERLEVNYNLRNLIDSSAHNIHLDEVLLYQPDVRLVKNPRTGDLNIDEFIARIGELLAADTTQPQKPDNNVPFTIGRATVADGSFQFDDPRQARMNDRRYFDYYHFRLERINGNVRNFLALGDTIALDISNLKTVDRDSRLRVHKLNTQFLWCAKKMEMNDLYARINESTVREQIVFLYDSPSAFGDFNREVTMIGRLRNSLVTSADLGYFSEYLRNLRETWALTTDFVGTVDNFKLRRTDLRFGPGLRSRLAGNIGFKNLPRTDNIITDFDFTPSEVNMADIRQYYPDKAFNDVVQQLGTVTFAATFAGLFDDFKTAGTFRTALGNVTGDLKLKLGEQSAQTTYTANLRGENFALGKLINQPDLIGQLDGQGRITGRGGLDLTKASVDIDGKLTRFGFQGYDYRNFTVRGNLQKAFFHGQVSLRDPNLSFDLDGESDLGSPRNHFDIRGAVQHANLRALGYTSDTLTVSTELDVIMDGNTIDQLEGRANFRNAMLVLNRRPLNIDTLQVLSAIQPNGRLLTVDSDFLTAELRGNFLPNQTVNDLTTLAKEYALYFTGDLNTRQAYYYRKLNRAKTGPSDRYDIQYRFATRNLQPLLDFALPSVRVAQGTTVEGRFSVDRTALLTANVQTDSLRIGDIRLGASEVDLTTSKFVDNQEVLASVVATSQKQALGSLAPTENLLIEAAWDVDHIDFSSSVQQQNSTNRADLNGELRFSGNALDLMFHNSKVRVLDSTWTVSPDGLVRKVGRNYTLTDLMLSHSDQRVMASGRVGTDTAAVLRIQADNFLLETLNPLLNTRLAGTLDGTAKIRNVYQTPIVESNLTVDRLRYDDFLIGNVNGLGVYDPSGQRINIDARLNRDGVDALTLRGSYTPVNTDEAFDLKAVFTNADLRVLEPFTEGLFSNIGGTASGTIDLTGPATAPVLKGALDVQKGRLTMDYLKAEATFDDRVYFGDGEIIARRLTLRDPLGNIMNLRGGVYHDQFRYFQLRFDADLRNFRIMNTAAKDNDLFYGAAFATGKAELYGPIDNLTIRADVTSNKGTRIYIPLDQATSVSSAEDDFVQFVDRTPVSTTAVSTSNALANIDKAEPTLDLSGIKMDFNFDITPDAYCEIQLDRQTGDIIKSNGAGRINMQIDTKGAFSMTGNYEIQQGEYTFTFENVINKRFQIRPNSRITWTGDPYRALLNVSAAYTQYTSLQPLLTSLYNGASSGASRNPDGNRRYPVDLIINLDGELQSPAVTYDLEVKEYPASSDFRQAVTAFEARLQANEQELTRQVSSVLLFSQLLPEGSSLFDQGNVNSGLANSVGELLSNQISRIASNIDKNLDVGVSFGGFTSNTNNENLLNNLQLRFSYRFLNDRFRISRDGGFTYGQNGAGQTQTSAASLLGEWTLEYWVTPDGRFRAKMYNRNQQNVLSQATTNSTLTTGGGISLQYTRTFNRLFGGSRKPAPGVSVPNAGQTPKADPAGEPLPGLSLPVTRNPVSSGRRSVSVQLEKSSLDR; translated from the coding sequence ATGCGTGATTTCTTCGCCATACTTGTCAAATCAATCGGCTACGCCCTGATGGCGGTAGTGGCTTTGGTATTGACCGTGGCGATTGGGTTGCAGATTCCGGCAGTACAAACGAAGGCCGTGCGTCAGTTGGCTGGGTGGGTGTCGGCCAAGATGCAGTTTCCGATTGATATTCAGCACGTTTCGATCAAATGGTTCGATTCGATGGTGCTCGAAGGCGTCACCGTCAAAGACCGGCAGCAACGCCCCATGATCGACGTGGAACGGCTGGAAGTGAACTACAACCTGCGCAACCTCATCGACTCGTCGGCGCACAACATTCACCTGGATGAGGTGCTGCTGTATCAGCCCGATGTACGGCTGGTGAAAAACCCACGCACCGGCGACCTCAACATCGACGAATTTATTGCCCGCATTGGCGAGTTGCTCGCGGCCGACACCACCCAGCCCCAAAAGCCCGACAACAATGTGCCGTTTACGATTGGCCGGGCTACCGTGGCCGATGGATCGTTTCAGTTCGATGATCCCCGGCAGGCCCGGATGAACGACCGGCGGTACTTCGACTACTACCACTTTCGGCTCGAACGCATCAACGGCAACGTTCGCAACTTTCTGGCCCTCGGCGACACCATCGCCCTCGACATCAGCAACCTCAAAACCGTCGACCGCGATTCGCGATTGCGGGTACACAAGCTGAACACGCAGTTTTTGTGGTGCGCCAAAAAGATGGAAATGAACGATTTATACGCCCGCATCAACGAGTCGACGGTGCGCGAACAAATTGTGTTTCTGTACGATAGTCCTTCAGCCTTCGGCGATTTCAACCGGGAAGTAACCATGATCGGGCGGCTCCGCAACAGTCTCGTTACCTCCGCCGATCTGGGGTATTTTTCGGAGTACCTGCGGAACCTGCGCGAAACCTGGGCCCTCACTACCGACTTTGTGGGCACGGTCGATAATTTCAAGCTCCGGCGTACCGACCTCCGCTTCGGGCCCGGCCTTCGGAGCCGGTTAGCGGGCAATATCGGATTCAAAAATCTGCCCCGCACCGACAACATCATCACCGATTTTGACTTTACGCCTTCGGAGGTGAACATGGCTGATATTCGGCAGTATTACCCCGACAAGGCCTTTAACGACGTGGTGCAGCAACTGGGCACCGTTACGTTTGCGGCTACGTTTGCCGGGCTGTTCGACGATTTCAAAACAGCCGGTACCTTCCGTACGGCTCTCGGCAACGTTACGGGCGATCTGAAGCTGAAGCTGGGCGAGCAGTCGGCACAGACCACCTACACCGCCAACCTACGGGGCGAAAACTTTGCGCTCGGTAAACTTATCAATCAGCCCGATCTGATTGGGCAACTCGACGGGCAAGGTCGCATTACGGGCCGGGGTGGCCTCGACCTCACCAAAGCCTCCGTCGACATCGACGGCAAGCTGACCCGGTTCGGCTTTCAGGGCTACGACTACCGTAACTTTACGGTACGCGGCAATCTTCAGAAAGCCTTTTTCCACGGGCAGGTAAGCCTACGCGACCCAAACCTGAGTTTCGACCTCGACGGCGAGAGTGACCTGGGCAGTCCCCGTAATCATTTCGACATCCGGGGCGCGGTGCAACACGCCAACCTGCGTGCTCTGGGCTACACCAGCGACACCCTCACGGTCAGCACCGAGCTGGACGTAATCATGGACGGCAACACGATTGATCAGCTCGAAGGGCGGGCCAATTTCCGCAACGCCATGCTGGTACTCAACCGGCGCCCCCTCAACATCGACACGCTACAGGTGCTGTCGGCGATTCAGCCCAACGGTCGCCTGCTGACGGTCGATTCGGATTTTCTGACGGCCGAGCTACGGGGTAATTTCCTCCCCAATCAAACCGTCAACGACCTGACCACGCTCGCCAAAGAGTACGCCCTCTACTTTACGGGCGACCTCAACACCCGGCAGGCCTACTACTACCGCAAGCTCAACCGGGCCAAAACCGGCCCCTCAGACCGGTACGATATTCAGTACCGATTCGCGACCCGCAATCTGCAACCCCTGCTCGATTTTGCCCTGCCTTCGGTACGGGTAGCGCAGGGTACCACGGTGGAAGGCCGTTTCTCGGTCGACCGGACAGCCCTGCTCACCGCCAACGTACAAACCGACTCGCTCCGGATCGGCGACATTCGGCTGGGTGCGAGCGAAGTGGACCTGACCACGTCGAAGTTTGTCGATAATCAGGAGGTACTGGCCTCGGTAGTAGCCACGTCGCAAAAACAGGCCCTGGGTAGCCTTGCCCCAACCGAGAATCTGCTGATTGAAGCCGCCTGGGACGTAGATCACATCGACTTTTCGAGCAGTGTGCAGCAACAGAACAGCACCAACCGGGCCGACCTGAACGGAGAACTTCGGTTCAGCGGCAACGCGCTCGATCTGATGTTTCACAACTCGAAAGTTCGGGTTCTCGACAGCACCTGGACCGTCAGCCCCGATGGTCTGGTGCGGAAAGTCGGGCGCAACTACACCCTTACTGACCTCATGCTCTCGCACAGCGATCAGCGCGTGATGGCCTCGGGTCGGGTTGGCACCGATACAGCCGCCGTGCTTCGGATTCAGGCCGATAACTTCCTGCTCGAAACCCTCAACCCGCTCCTGAATACCCGGCTGGCGGGTACGCTCGACGGCACCGCCAAGATCCGCAACGTGTACCAGACCCCGATCGTGGAGAGCAACCTGACCGTAGACCGGCTGCGGTACGACGATTTTCTGATTGGTAACGTCAACGGCCTGGGGGTGTATGACCCAAGCGGTCAGCGAATCAACATCGACGCCCGGCTCAACCGGGATGGAGTCGATGCGCTCACCTTGCGGGGCAGTTATACACCCGTCAACACCGACGAGGCTTTTGATCTGAAAGCTGTGTTTACCAATGCCGACCTGCGCGTGCTCGAACCGTTCACCGAGGGGCTGTTTTCCAATATTGGCGGCACGGCAAGCGGCACCATCGACCTCACCGGGCCGGCTACAGCACCCGTGTTGAAAGGGGCACTGGACGTCCAGAAAGGCCGCCTGACGATGGATTACCTCAAAGCCGAAGCGACCTTCGACGACCGGGTGTATTTCGGTGATGGCGAGATTATTGCCCGTCGGCTCACCTTGCGCGACCCGCTCGGCAACATCATGAACCTCCGGGGCGGGGTGTACCACGATCAGTTTCGGTATTTTCAGCTGCGGTTCGATGCCGACCTGCGCAATTTCCGGATCATGAACACCGCGGCCAAGGATAACGACCTGTTTTACGGAGCCGCCTTTGCCACCGGGAAAGCGGAACTGTACGGCCCCATCGACAACCTGACTATTCGGGCTGATGTGACCAGCAACAAAGGAACCCGCATCTACATTCCGCTCGATCAGGCCACCTCCGTATCGTCGGCCGAAGACGACTTCGTCCAGTTTGTCGACCGCACGCCAGTATCGACCACGGCGGTCAGCACCAGTAACGCCCTCGCCAACATCGACAAAGCCGAGCCGACCCTCGATCTGTCGGGCATCAAAATGGACTTCAACTTCGATATTACGCCCGATGCGTACTGCGAAATCCAGCTCGACCGCCAAACCGGCGACATCATCAAGTCGAACGGGGCGGGCCGAATCAACATGCAGATCGACACAAAAGGGGCGTTTTCCATGACGGGCAACTACGAGATTCAGCAGGGCGAATACACCTTTACGTTCGAAAACGTGATCAACAAGCGGTTCCAGATTCGGCCCAACAGCCGCATCACCTGGACCGGCGACCCCTACCGGGCGTTGCTTAACGTGTCGGCCGCTTATACGCAGTACACCTCCCTGCAACCCCTGCTCACGAGCCTGTATAATGGGGCCTCGTCGGGCGCCAGCCGCAACCCCGACGGCAACCGGCGGTACCCCGTCGATCTGATTATCAATCTGGATGGCGAGTTGCAGTCGCCCGCTGTTACGTACGATCTCGAGGTGAAAGAGTACCCGGCTTCGTCGGACTTCCGGCAGGCCGTCACGGCATTCGAAGCCCGCTTGCAGGCCAACGAACAGGAACTGACCCGGCAGGTGAGCAGCGTGTTGCTGTTCAGCCAACTACTACCCGAAGGTTCGAGCCTGTTTGATCAGGGCAATGTAAACAGCGGTTTGGCTAATAGCGTGGGCGAACTGCTTTCTAACCAGATAAGCCGCATTGCTTCAAACATCGACAAAAATCTGGACGTGGGCGTGTCGTTTGGCGGCTTTACGAGCAACACCAACAACGAAAACCTGCTGAATAACCTGCAACTCCGGTTCTCGTACCGGTTCCTCAACGACCGGTTTCGCATCAGCCGTGATGGTGGTTTTACATACGGACAGAATGGGGCGGGCCAAACGCAAACCAGCGCGGCCAGTTTGCTCGGCGAGTGGACCCTCGAATACTGGGTAACGCCCGACGGTCGGTTCCGGGCCAAGATGTACAACCGCAACCAGCAGAACGTGCTGAGCCAGGCCACCACCAACAGTACCCTCACCACGGGCGGGGGCATCAGTCTGCAATACACTCGTACGTTCAACCGGTTGTTTGGCGGCTCCCGTAAACCCGCCCCGGGCGTATCGGTGCCCAATGCCGGGCAAACGCCCAAAGCCGACCCCGCTGGCGAGCCTCTGCCGGGCCTGTCACTTCCGGTAACCCGAAATCCGGTTTCGTCGGGTCGGCGAAGCGTGTCGGTTCAGCTGGAGAAGTCATCGCTGGATCGGTAA
- the tsaD gene encoding tRNA (adenosine(37)-N6)-threonylcarbamoyltransferase complex transferase subunit TsaD, whose product MNLLAIESSCDETSAAVLVDNQIRSNVIAAQLIHEQYGGVVPELASRAHQQHIVPVVERALADAKIPKTALDAIAFTRGPGLLGSLLVGASFAKALALGLNIPLIEVNHMQAHVLAHFIGDTNPAFPFLCLTVSGGHTQIVLVRAPLDMEVIGQTQDDAVGEAFDKSAKLLNLPYPGGPLIDRYARQGNPLAFRFPLAEMPGLDFSFSGIKTAILYFLRDQTKNNPQFIDQNLPDICASIQHTLVQMLLTKLKRAARETGIRDIAIAGGVSANSGLRETLQKTGQELGWRVFIPAFEYCTDNAAMIAMAAKFKFDQSDFVGQDVSPLPRMSF is encoded by the coding sequence GTGAATTTACTAGCAATCGAATCTTCCTGCGACGAGACGTCGGCGGCTGTTCTGGTGGACAACCAGATTCGCTCGAATGTCATTGCCGCGCAACTCATCCACGAACAATACGGCGGTGTTGTTCCGGAATTGGCTTCGCGTGCCCACCAACAACACATCGTGCCGGTGGTGGAGCGGGCCCTTGCCGATGCAAAGATACCGAAAACCGCACTGGATGCCATTGCCTTTACGCGCGGACCGGGCCTTTTGGGTTCGCTGCTGGTGGGGGCTTCGTTTGCCAAGGCGCTCGCTCTCGGGCTCAACATCCCGCTTATCGAGGTAAACCACATGCAGGCGCACGTATTGGCCCATTTTATCGGCGATACCAATCCGGCGTTTCCGTTTTTGTGCCTCACCGTGAGCGGGGGCCATACCCAGATTGTACTGGTGCGGGCTCCGCTCGATATGGAAGTGATTGGCCAAACGCAGGACGATGCCGTGGGCGAAGCCTTCGACAAATCGGCGAAGTTGCTCAACCTGCCGTATCCGGGCGGGCCGCTCATCGACCGGTACGCCCGGCAGGGTAACCCGCTGGCGTTTCGGTTTCCGCTCGCCGAAATGCCCGGTCTCGATTTCTCGTTTAGTGGTATCAAAACGGCTATCCTGTATTTTCTGCGCGATCAGACCAAAAACAATCCCCAGTTTATCGACCAAAACCTGCCCGACATTTGCGCCAGTATCCAGCACACGCTCGTGCAGATGCTGCTGACCAAGCTCAAGCGGGCGGCCCGCGAAACCGGCATCCGCGACATTGCCATTGCGGGCGGGGTGTCGGCCAATAGTGGGCTGCGGGAGACTCTGCAAAAAACCGGCCAGGAATTGGGTTGGCGGGTTTTTATCCCGGCCTTTGAGTACTGTACCGATAATGCCGCTATGATTGCTATGGCGGCCAAGTTTAAATTTGACCAGTCGGACTTTGTGGGGCAGGACGTAAGCCCGTTGCCGCGCATGAGTTTTTAA
- a CDS encoding MOSC domain-containing protein, whose amino-acid sequence MRLSQLVLYPVKSLTGISVTEATVEERGFRHDRRFMLVEPKRVDGLPIGRMMTQRQYPNIALLDVAFGPGETLQINHRHQPGSVLTVPLTPAAGGGTVSVQVWDSAPFEGQLVSPEADAWFSQMLGTVCQLVYMPDTVTRPVSSGYRVPRHQSHPPAVSFADGFPYLVASAESLNELNRRLAEPVSMSRFRPNLVVSGTAGPHDEDGWGHFRVGDVSFFGVKPCVRCTMTTIDPETAQKGNEPLRTLATYRQIDHKILFGQNAVLQPGAGGVVRVGDLVSVIEHLEARL is encoded by the coding sequence ATGAGACTTTCTCAACTGGTGCTGTACCCGGTAAAATCGCTGACGGGTATTTCGGTGACCGAAGCGACGGTCGAAGAACGGGGTTTCCGGCACGACCGCCGGTTTATGCTCGTAGAGCCGAAACGGGTCGACGGGCTGCCGATAGGCCGGATGATGACGCAGCGGCAATACCCCAACATAGCTTTGCTCGACGTGGCTTTCGGACCGGGCGAAACGCTCCAGATTAACCACCGGCACCAACCGGGCTCGGTACTGACTGTGCCCCTGACCCCCGCAGCCGGGGGCGGCACCGTATCGGTACAGGTATGGGACAGCGCCCCGTTTGAAGGACAATTGGTGAGCCCCGAGGCCGACGCCTGGTTTAGTCAGATGCTCGGCACGGTATGTCAGTTGGTGTATATGCCTGACACGGTTACCCGGCCCGTTTCCTCAGGTTATCGGGTTCCTCGCCACCAGAGTCATCCACCGGCGGTTAGCTTTGCCGACGGGTTTCCGTATCTGGTGGCAAGTGCCGAGTCGCTGAATGAGTTGAACCGACGGCTGGCGGAGCCGGTCAGTATGAGCCGGTTTCGACCCAATCTGGTTGTATCGGGTACGGCAGGCCCGCACGATGAGGACGGCTGGGGGCATTTTCGGGTGGGCGACGTATCGTTTTTTGGGGTGAAGCCCTGCGTTCGCTGCACCATGACGACGATTGACCCCGAAACCGCGCAGAAAGGCAACGAGCCCCTCCGAACGCTGGCTACCTATCGCCAGATCGACCATAAGATTTTGTTTGGGCAAAACGCGGTGCTCCAGCCCGGTGCGGGCGGTGTTGTGCGGGTAGGCGATCTGGTGTCGGTGATCGAACATCTGGAGGCCCGACTGTAG
- a CDS encoding Nramp family divalent metal transporter yields the protein MIATPPSDLYTLTPERVRDAPPTFLKSLRHLGPGFIMSAAIVGSGELIATTALGAKAGFITFWVILVSCFVKVALQLEFGKNAIYTGVPTMQSMNRLPGPRLGQANWTIWLWLSLQTLKVLQVGGIVGGVALVLHMAWPGLPVWSWAVISAGSAAGLIATGRYGWVESGSLVMILLFTSLILLSLFLLQQTAFAISGADLASGLSFSLPPETVGVALAAFGITGVGGDEIMYYNYWCIEKGYAAYTGPRDDSAEWTERARGWIRVMTFDALCSMVVYTTVTAAFYLLGASLLHAQEGQVPEGYAMVETLSRLFTATLGDGARVAFMVGAFFVLYSTLFTATASWSRIFADAFGELGWLNFTNPQARTRAVAQLSWAFPALWCVLYLFIKLPVLMILLGGVATSVLLLVVVWAALQFRYRQLPPSLQPSRAYDLWLWLSVLAILGVSVYGVWQVL from the coding sequence TTGATCGCAACTCCGCCCTCCGACCTGTACACCCTCACGCCCGAACGTGTGCGGGATGCCCCCCCTACGTTTCTGAAAAGCCTTCGTCACCTCGGCCCCGGCTTCATCATGTCGGCCGCTATTGTGGGCTCGGGCGAACTGATTGCCACCACGGCGCTGGGGGCAAAAGCCGGTTTTATCACATTTTGGGTGATTCTGGTGAGCTGCTTTGTGAAGGTGGCCTTACAGCTTGAGTTTGGCAAAAACGCCATTTACACCGGCGTGCCCACCATGCAGTCGATGAATCGGTTGCCCGGCCCACGGTTGGGGCAGGCCAACTGGACTATCTGGCTCTGGCTGAGTTTACAAACGCTCAAGGTATTGCAGGTGGGCGGTATTGTCGGGGGCGTGGCACTGGTGCTGCACATGGCGTGGCCGGGGCTGCCAGTCTGGTCATGGGCGGTGATTTCGGCGGGGTCGGCGGCCGGGCTTATTGCCACCGGTCGCTACGGCTGGGTTGAGTCGGGTTCGCTCGTAATGATTCTGCTGTTTACCAGTCTAATTCTGTTGTCGTTGTTTTTGCTCCAGCAAACGGCTTTCGCCATCAGCGGAGCCGATCTGGCCAGTGGATTGTCGTTTTCGCTACCGCCCGAAACGGTGGGCGTAGCCCTGGCGGCTTTCGGGATTACGGGCGTCGGGGGCGACGAAATCATGTACTACAATTACTGGTGTATCGAAAAAGGGTACGCGGCTTATACCGGCCCCCGCGACGACTCGGCGGAGTGGACCGAGCGGGCCCGTGGCTGGATTCGGGTCATGACCTTCGACGCCCTTTGCTCCATGGTCGTGTACACTACCGTAACGGCTGCGTTTTACCTGTTGGGGGCCTCGTTGCTGCACGCGCAGGAGGGGCAAGTGCCCGAAGGCTACGCCATGGTCGAGACGTTGTCGCGGTTGTTTACGGCCACCCTCGGCGATGGGGCGCGGGTAGCGTTTATGGTGGGGGCTTTCTTTGTTCTGTATTCGACTCTTTTCACGGCTACGGCCAGTTGGTCGCGGATCTTTGCCGATGCGTTTGGCGAACTGGGCTGGCTGAACTTTACTAACCCACAGGCCCGCACCCGCGCCGTGGCGCAGTTGTCGTGGGCGTTCCCGGCGCTGTGGTGTGTGTTGTACCTGTTTATCAAACTGCCTGTGCTGATGATTCTGCTGGGTGGTGTTGCTACCTCGGTGCTGTTGCTGGTGGTTGTTTGGGCGGCCCTTCAGTTTCGGTATCGGCAATTGCCGCCGAGTTTGCAGCCCTCGCGGGCCTACGATCTCTGGCTCTGGCTCAGCGTATTGGCTATTCTGGGGGTTAGTGTCTACGGGGTATGGCAAGTACTATGA